One Psychrobacillus glaciei genomic region harbors:
- a CDS encoding M24 family metallopeptidase gives MKQVEKIQSYLQSNNIDAAFITTPDNVFYFTGFRSNPHERLLGVLIYKEATPFIICPKMEIPDAAATGWSGKIVGHQDTENAWDIVVQTIQDNIGTINTLAIEKAHLTVERQEAIQERIPSIQISRIDEKINELRVIKTEDELVNMRKAAELADYAIEVGCKEIAEGKTELEILTAIELAVKDKGASQMSFDTMVLSGPKTASPHGKPGDRKIQKGDLILFDLGVIYNGYCSDITRTVAFGEPSAEKREIYETVRRAEEDAVNAVKPGVTAMALDKIARDVITEAGYGEYFTHRLGHGLGISVHEFPSITGVNEMKLETGMVFTIEPGIYHPEITGVRIEDDVVVTEDGVEVLTKFPKELIVL, from the coding sequence ATGAAACAAGTAGAAAAAATTCAAAGTTATTTACAATCAAATAATATTGATGCAGCTTTTATAACAACTCCAGACAATGTTTTTTATTTTACTGGATTTAGAAGTAATCCACATGAACGATTACTTGGTGTATTAATCTATAAAGAAGCAACCCCTTTTATTATTTGTCCTAAAATGGAAATTCCAGATGCAGCTGCAACAGGATGGTCTGGAAAAATTGTTGGCCATCAAGATACGGAAAATGCTTGGGATATTGTTGTTCAAACAATTCAAGATAATATAGGTACTATTAATACTTTAGCAATTGAAAAGGCTCATTTAACTGTAGAGCGTCAAGAAGCTATTCAAGAGAGAATTCCTTCCATTCAAATTTCAAGAATCGATGAAAAGATAAATGAGCTACGCGTAATTAAGACTGAAGATGAATTAGTTAATATGCGAAAAGCTGCTGAGCTTGCCGATTACGCAATTGAAGTTGGTTGCAAAGAAATTGCGGAAGGAAAAACTGAGTTAGAAATATTAACGGCTATTGAGTTAGCGGTAAAAGACAAAGGCGCATCTCAAATGTCATTTGATACAATGGTCCTAAGTGGTCCTAAAACAGCTTCTCCTCATGGTAAGCCAGGTGATCGCAAAATCCAAAAAGGGGATTTAATTTTATTTGACCTGGGTGTTATTTACAACGGTTATTGCTCTGACATAACAAGAACAGTAGCTTTTGGAGAACCTTCCGCTGAGAAACGTGAAATTTATGAAACTGTTCGTCGTGCCGAAGAAGACGCTGTAAATGCAGTGAAACCAGGAGTAACCGCAATGGCTCTTGATAAAATTGCACGCGATGTTATTACGGAAGCGGGTTACGGTGAGTATTTCACTCATCGCTTAGGACATGGGCTTGGAATTTCCGTGCACGAATTCCCATCCATCACTGGTGTTAACGAGATGAAATTAGAAACTGGTATGGTATTCACAATTGAACCTGGCATTTACCATCCTGAAATCACGGGCGTACGAATAGAAGACGACGTTGTGGTTACAGAGGATGGCGTAGAAGTACTTACTAAGTTTCCTAAAGAATTAATTGTTTTATAA
- a CDS encoding fluoride efflux transporter FluC encodes MTAIVAVSVGGFLGAIFRFYIAQKWNENVEGKIPFGTLFVNLSGSFLLGFIASLSLNEMYVLLISTGFLGAFTTFSTLNKELVTLQKLPRKWILYFTITYAGGLCLAFLGYSFGK; translated from the coding sequence ATGACTGCAATTGTTGCTGTATCTGTAGGAGGATTTCTAGGGGCTATATTCCGATTTTATATTGCTCAAAAGTGGAATGAAAATGTGGAAGGTAAAATACCTTTTGGGACACTTTTTGTCAATTTAAGTGGTTCTTTTTTATTGGGATTTATCGCAAGCCTTAGCTTAAATGAAATGTATGTATTACTTATAAGTACTGGATTTTTAGGAGCATTTACTACTTTTTCTACTTTGAATAAGGAATTAGTTACACTTCAGAAGCTGCCCCGAAAATGGATTCTATATTTCACAATTACTTATGCAGGGGGATTATGCTTAGCATTTTTAGGGTATTCTTTTGGGAAATAA
- the crcB gene encoding fluoride efflux transporter CrcB: MKTIMEWMQLAYLFVGIAGALGALTRYSVGLILYSHSIFPFATLIVNLVGCYLLPFLSSAVFHKSRLSPNVQTAITTGFLGSFTTFSAFSVETVKLLQQGEIIFAVLYVLISVVGGIVMGNLGWKHEVTR, encoded by the coding sequence TTGAAAACAATAATGGAGTGGATGCAATTGGCCTATTTATTTGTTGGTATAGCAGGAGCATTAGGGGCTTTAACAAGATATTCGGTTGGACTCATACTTTATTCACATTCTATATTCCCCTTTGCAACACTAATAGTAAATCTAGTAGGTTGTTACCTTCTTCCTTTTTTATCATCAGCTGTTTTTCATAAAAGTAGACTCTCACCGAATGTACAAACGGCTATTACTACAGGTTTTCTAGGTTCTTTTACCACTTTTTCTGCTTTTAGTGTAGAAACAGTGAAATTATTGCAGCAAGGGGAAATTATATTTGCTGTATTATACGTATTGATTAGTGTAGTTGGTGGTATTGTTATGGGTAATCTAGGATGGAAACATGAGGTGACAAGATGA
- the ald gene encoding alanine dehydrogenase, with protein sequence MRIGIPKETKNNENRVAMTPAGVVTLKHNNHEVIIETGAGLGSSFTDEDYIAAGATIVQTAEEAWNQEMVMKVKEPTHEEFTLIREESILFTYLHLAPEEDLTKVLLEKKVTAIAYETVQLPNNSLPLLTPMSEVAGRMATQLGAQYLEKINGGKGILLGGVPGVSRAKVAVVGGGIAGTNAAQIAVGMGAQVTIIDLNPDRLRQLEELFGGNVQTLISNPYNIGQAVKEADLVVGAVLIPGAKAPKLVSEEMIKSMSPGSVVIDIAIDQGGIFETSDRITTHDNPTYEKHGVVHYAVANMPGAVPRTSTMALTNATVPYALQIANKGYSQACLDNLALQKGINTLAGHVTFKAVAEAQGLPYVDAATLLN encoded by the coding sequence ATGCGTATTGGTATACCAAAAGAAACTAAAAATAACGAAAACCGAGTGGCTATGACGCCAGCTGGTGTGGTTACTTTGAAACATAATAATCACGAAGTAATCATTGAAACAGGTGCTGGTTTAGGTTCTAGTTTTACGGATGAGGATTATATTGCTGCAGGAGCAACAATTGTACAAACTGCGGAAGAAGCTTGGAATCAAGAGATGGTTATGAAAGTTAAAGAACCTACTCATGAAGAATTTACTTTAATTCGTGAAGAATCTATCCTTTTTACTTATTTACATCTAGCACCAGAAGAAGATTTGACAAAAGTGTTACTTGAGAAAAAGGTAACAGCTATTGCGTATGAAACGGTTCAGCTTCCAAATAACTCATTACCACTACTAACTCCTATGAGTGAAGTAGCAGGTCGTATGGCAACACAACTTGGTGCACAATATTTAGAGAAAATTAATGGTGGTAAAGGAATTTTACTTGGAGGAGTTCCGGGAGTATCACGTGCAAAAGTAGCAGTAGTTGGCGGTGGTATCGCTGGTACAAATGCTGCTCAAATTGCTGTCGGTATGGGAGCACAAGTTACAATTATCGATTTAAACCCTGACCGTCTTCGTCAATTAGAGGAATTGTTTGGCGGAAATGTGCAAACATTAATTTCAAACCCATATAATATTGGACAAGCAGTAAAAGAGGCTGATTTAGTAGTTGGTGCAGTTCTAATTCCAGGTGCTAAAGCTCCTAAACTTGTTTCAGAGGAAATGATTAAATCTATGTCTCCTGGTTCTGTTGTTATTGACATTGCCATTGACCAAGGTGGAATTTTCGAGACTTCTGACCGCATTACAACACATGACAACCCAACTTATGAAAAACATGGTGTTGTACACTATGCAGTTGCTAACATGCCAGGAGCGGTGCCTAGAACTTCTACGATGGCGCTTACAAATGCAACTGTTCCTTATGCTCTACAAATTGCAAACAAAGGATATAGCCAAGCTTGCTTAGATAACCTTGCATTACAAAAAGGTATTAACACATTAGCTGGTCATGTTACTTTTAAAGCGGTTGCTGAAGCACAAGGTCTTCCTTACGTAGACGCTGCTACACTTTTAAATTAA
- a CDS encoding universal stress protein: MTLKYKQILVAVDGSKEAELAYKKSVSIAARNNATLNLINIIDTRSFAAIEAYDRSIAERAQVFAEDLLEGYKKEAIACGVHNVNVLVEYGSPKTMISKDIAKKIEADLIICGATGLNAVERFLIGSVSEYIVRSAACDVLVVRTEEKDD; the protein is encoded by the coding sequence ATGACATTAAAATACAAACAAATTCTAGTTGCTGTTGATGGTTCAAAAGAAGCGGAGTTAGCTTATAAAAAATCGGTTTCGATTGCAGCAAGGAATAATGCTACATTAAATTTAATCAACATTATTGATACAAGATCATTTGCAGCAATCGAAGCTTACGATCGTTCGATTGCTGAAAGAGCACAAGTATTTGCTGAAGATTTACTTGAAGGCTATAAAAAAGAGGCAATTGCTTGCGGAGTTCATAATGTAAATGTATTAGTTGAATATGGTTCTCCCAAAACAATGATATCAAAAGACATAGCGAAAAAAATAGAGGCTGATTTAATCATTTGTGGAGCTACCGGGCTTAATGCTGTTGAGCGATTCCTTATAGGAAGTGTATCTGAATACATTGTTCGTTCTGCAGCATGCGATGTTTTAGTAGTTCGGACGGAAGAAAAAGACGATTAA
- a CDS encoding IS4 family transposase, with protein sequence MYNQHNLYLKECFQLFLPKNIEQLAKETGFIKRERQFSASDFLSLVFRQNANLVQPSLNNLCHDLEKHHINITKSGLNKRFTTEAVDFFKALFDRLFQYQLQAPLAEMKLKKDSPYKRIRIIDSTSFKLPKSYENEYKGTRDAGAKIQFEFDYLSEKLLWFNLDEGKSADSPAGFERLASLEKGDLFLQDLGYYHLDLFEQIHQSEAFYLSRARMDSQFFVEVDNPPRHQDGSFIENQRYQRLYMEEELKTLPRGQYREWNQIYVGRHKKMPTRCVIYRHDEVQEAKNINKRIRSYQKKCRSIPKENVAALSGLTIYITNLPPTISVEKITQLYRVRWQIELRFKTWKSHLKIHQIKDMKMERWLCHVYCQCIVMLLSMITTGFIRKVVWKTLNKFISEDLTIRMISRMINRLVLESKKSARSWSLFFKSLIPTTEKFNLKSTKPEPHTLFV encoded by the coding sequence ATGTACAATCAACATAATTTATATTTAAAAGAATGTTTTCAACTTTTTCTACCTAAAAATATTGAACAACTAGCGAAGGAAACAGGATTTATTAAACGGGAGCGGCAATTTTCAGCTTCCGACTTTTTATCACTTGTCTTTCGACAAAATGCTAATCTTGTTCAGCCCTCATTAAATAATTTATGCCACGATTTAGAAAAACATCATATAAATATTACTAAATCAGGTTTAAATAAACGATTCACTACTGAAGCTGTCGACTTTTTTAAGGCCCTATTTGACCGTCTATTTCAATATCAACTTCAGGCGCCATTGGCTGAAATGAAATTAAAGAAAGATTCCCCATACAAACGGATTCGAATTATCGATAGTACAAGCTTTAAACTCCCTAAATCATATGAAAATGAGTATAAAGGAACGAGAGATGCTGGTGCTAAAATTCAATTTGAATTTGATTACTTAAGTGAGAAATTACTTTGGTTTAATTTAGATGAAGGGAAATCCGCAGACAGTCCCGCAGGATTCGAACGACTAGCTAGTTTAGAAAAAGGGGATTTATTCTTGCAGGATTTAGGTTACTATCATTTGGATTTATTTGAACAAATTCATCAATCTGAAGCCTTTTATCTTTCAAGAGCTAGAATGGATTCGCAGTTCTTTGTAGAGGTTGATAATCCACCTCGTCATCAAGATGGTTCCTTTATTGAAAACCAACGCTATCAGCGTTTATACATGGAAGAAGAATTAAAAACATTACCTAGGGGACAATATCGAGAGTGGAATCAAATTTATGTGGGAAGACATAAAAAAATGCCCACACGTTGTGTTATTTATCGCCATGATGAAGTGCAAGAAGCAAAAAATATAAACAAAAGAATTAGAAGTTATCAAAAAAAATGCCGCTCTATTCCAAAAGAAAATGTAGCTGCACTTTCTGGACTAACTATTTACATAACTAATTTACCACCTACTATTTCCGTTGAAAAAATAACTCAGTTATATCGTGTTCGATGGCAGATTGAACTTCGTTTTAAAACATGGAAATCCCATTTGAAAATCCATCAAATAAAAGACATGAAAATGGAACGTTGGTTATGCCACGTATATTGCCAATGTATTGTCATGCTGTTAAGCATGATAACCACAGGTTTTATTCGAAAGGTAGTTTGGAAAACATTAAATAAATTTATTAGTGAAGATTTAACGATCCGTATGATTTCTAGAATGATAAACCGACTCGTTTTAGAAAGCAAAAAAAGTGCACGAAGCTGGAGTTTGTTCTTTAAGAGTCTTATTCCTACCACAGAAAAATTCAACTTAAAATCGACAAAGCCAGAACCACACACTCTATTTGTTTGA
- a CDS encoding acetate kinase: MVNILAINAGSSSLKFQLLKMPEEKVIAKGLIERIGLSDPIFTMTTQNERVQLIKQVDNHTQAVKLLMQQLVEKGVINTLNDIQGIGHRVVHGGEVYSDSVLITEKVMTTLEKLSELAPLHNPANITGIREFAKELPEIPTVAVFDTAFHQTMPESSYLYSIPYKYYEKYGIRKYGFHGTSHKYVAYRAAELLNRPIETTRFISCHLGNGASIAAIDCGRSIDTSMGFTPLAGVTMGTRSGNIDPALIPYLMEKTGKSAEGVLDILNKKSGMLGVSGFSSDLREIVTEASKGNDRAQLALDVFANRIHKYIGSYAARMNGVDAIIFTAGIGENSEVIREKVLSGLQFMGVYLDHDLNKLRGKETFINYPHSPVKVLVIPTNEEIMIARDTMRLAGL, encoded by the coding sequence ATGGTTAATATTTTAGCGATCAATGCAGGTAGTTCGTCTTTAAAATTTCAATTACTGAAAATGCCAGAAGAAAAAGTGATTGCAAAAGGCTTAATAGAGCGAATTGGTTTAAGCGATCCAATTTTTACAATGACGACACAAAATGAACGAGTACAACTAATCAAACAAGTGGACAATCATACACAAGCAGTAAAACTATTAATGCAACAGTTAGTTGAAAAAGGAGTTATCAACACTTTAAATGACATTCAAGGAATAGGACATCGAGTTGTGCATGGTGGGGAAGTGTATAGTGATTCCGTATTAATTACTGAAAAAGTAATGACAACATTAGAGAAACTTTCGGAACTTGCACCATTACATAATCCTGCAAATATTACAGGTATACGAGAGTTTGCAAAAGAATTGCCCGAAATTCCAACAGTAGCTGTTTTTGATACAGCATTTCATCAAACGATGCCAGAAAGCTCGTACTTATATTCCATTCCATATAAGTACTATGAGAAATATGGGATTCGTAAGTATGGGTTTCATGGAACATCGCATAAGTATGTTGCTTACCGTGCTGCAGAGTTATTAAACCGGCCAATTGAAACGACAAGATTTATATCTTGTCATCTAGGAAACGGAGCTAGTATTGCAGCTATAGATTGTGGAAGATCCATCGATACTTCCATGGGGTTTACACCTCTTGCAGGAGTAACGATGGGGACAAGATCTGGGAATATAGATCCAGCTCTTATTCCATACTTGATGGAAAAGACGGGGAAAAGTGCAGAAGGAGTATTAGATATTTTAAACAAAAAATCTGGAATGTTAGGTGTTTCTGGATTCTCAAGTGATTTGCGTGAAATTGTAACAGAAGCTTCCAAGGGAAATGATCGCGCCCAGTTAGCACTCGATGTCTTTGCAAATCGTATACATAAATATATTGGATCTTACGCTGCTCGGATGAATGGCGTAGACGCTATTATTTTCACAGCAGGAATAGGAGAAAATAGCGAAGTTATTCGAGAAAAAGTTTTAAGTGGTCTTCAATTTATGGGCGTTTATTTGGATCATGATTTAAATAAACTACGTGGCAAGGAAACTTTTATTAATTATCCTCATTCGCCTGTAAAAGTACTTGTAATTCCAACAAACGAAGAGATAATGATAGCAAGAGATACGATGAGATTAGCAGGATTATAG
- a CDS encoding class I SAM-dependent methyltransferase, which produces MHTNVEKVFTFIDQESSFIEEQESVTYIEGVIYALELWITDKKTPLVTNLTKEQIRKAVQLAILKGMKKSVQVNHQMTPDAIGLLVSYFVKEMTKDKKELAILDPALGTGNLLYTIMNSLPSENHAFGVEIDDLLIQLAAQTGELLTCDIQLFRQDALKPLLIDPADIVVSDLPVGYYPDAETASDYFLQSEDEMSYAHHLFIEQSMKHVKPGGYLYFLVPDTIFESKQAPNLHKFLKQNGWILAVIQFPSTIFKTKGQEKSLLILQKKSEDLRAPREILLAKVPNMSNKEAMELFFKKIDIWQEENSK; this is translated from the coding sequence ATGCATACAAATGTCGAAAAAGTTTTTACGTTTATTGATCAAGAAAGTAGTTTTATAGAAGAACAGGAGTCTGTGACGTATATAGAAGGTGTGATTTACGCACTTGAATTATGGATTACAGATAAAAAAACACCATTAGTGACAAATCTTACTAAAGAGCAGATTAGAAAAGCGGTTCAACTTGCAATTCTAAAAGGGATGAAAAAGTCAGTCCAAGTAAACCATCAAATGACTCCTGATGCAATTGGCTTATTGGTATCCTATTTTGTGAAGGAAATGACGAAAGACAAAAAAGAACTGGCAATTTTAGACCCAGCTCTAGGAACAGGTAATTTACTTTATACGATTATGAATTCATTACCGTCTGAGAATCATGCTTTTGGAGTTGAAATAGATGACTTATTAATCCAGTTAGCAGCCCAAACGGGGGAATTACTAACTTGTGATATTCAGTTATTTAGACAAGATGCTTTAAAGCCTTTATTAATCGATCCTGCTGATATTGTTGTAAGTGATTTGCCTGTTGGTTATTATCCAGATGCTGAAACTGCAAGTGATTATTTCCTTCAAAGTGAAGATGAAATGTCTTATGCACATCATTTGTTTATCGAACAATCAATGAAGCATGTAAAACCAGGTGGATATTTATACTTTTTAGTACCAGACACTATTTTTGAATCCAAACAAGCTCCAAACCTTCATAAATTTTTAAAACAAAATGGCTGGATTCTAGCAGTTATTCAGTTTCCATCTACTATTTTCAAAACAAAAGGACAGGAAAAGAGTTTACTCATTCTTCAAAAGAAAAGCGAGGATTTAAGAGCTCCAAGAGAAATACTACTAGCAAAAGTTCCAAATATGTCGAATAAAGAAGCGATGGAACTGTTCTTTAAAAAAATCGATATATGGCAAGAAGAAAATTCTAAATGA
- the tpx gene encoding thiol peroxidase, whose translation MAQVTFKNNPITLVGKEVVVGEKAPNFTVLANDLSAVTLQDSAGKVRLISVVPSLDTGVCSTQTNKFNQSAASLGDDVVILTISVDLPFAQKRWCGANAADAIQTLSDHRDLSFGEAFGVVMQELRLLARAVFVVDKNDVVTYAEYVSEGTDHPDYEKALDAVKALTN comes from the coding sequence ATGGCTCAAGTAACATTTAAAAATAATCCAATAACATTAGTTGGAAAAGAAGTAGTAGTTGGAGAAAAAGCACCAAACTTTACAGTGCTTGCAAATGATTTATCAGCCGTAACACTTCAAGATTCAGCTGGTAAAGTTCGTTTAATCAGTGTAGTACCTTCCCTAGATACAGGCGTTTGTTCTACACAAACAAATAAATTCAATCAAAGTGCTGCGAGTTTAGGTGATGATGTGGTAATATTAACCATATCTGTAGACTTACCTTTTGCACAAAAGCGTTGGTGTGGAGCTAATGCCGCAGATGCAATTCAGACTTTATCGGATCACCGCGACCTTTCTTTCGGAGAAGCATTTGGAGTGGTGATGCAAGAATTACGTTTGTTAGCTCGTGCTGTATTCGTAGTCGATAAAAATGATGTTGTTACTTACGCTGAATATGTGAGCGAAGGAACGGATCACCCAGACTATGAAAAAGCATTAGATGCAGTAAAAGCGTTAACTAACTAA
- a CDS encoding RDD family protein: MSEFVQMEENNVQANESITQQISEKTTEFERKSAGFWIRFWAYFSDILILSSIGMLLIKPIFRLFSLEINDPTWYAPFTLITSFLFYAYFVLMTKFFNQTVGKMIFGILVISKNDDKLTWSTILFREWIGRLISVLPLNIPYLVIAFTPKNQAIHDMIADTLVVHEAVYDKKEIGAYKHTSVSKELQEQNIF; the protein is encoded by the coding sequence ATGAGTGAATTTGTACAGATGGAAGAAAATAATGTGCAAGCGAATGAATCGATAACCCAGCAAATCAGCGAAAAAACTACTGAATTTGAACGGAAATCTGCTGGTTTTTGGATAAGATTTTGGGCATATTTTTCGGATATATTAATCTTATCCTCTATTGGAATGTTATTAATTAAACCCATTTTCCGTTTGTTTTCATTAGAGATAAACGACCCTACCTGGTATGCACCATTTACATTAATAACATCCTTTCTTTTTTACGCATATTTTGTATTGATGACGAAATTCTTCAATCAAACGGTAGGAAAGATGATTTTTGGTATTCTAGTTATTTCAAAGAATGATGATAAACTTACTTGGAGTACAATTCTATTTAGAGAGTGGATTGGTCGTCTGATTTCTGTCCTTCCGCTTAATATTCCCTATCTTGTTATAGCGTTTACACCGAAAAATCAGGCTATCCATGATATGATCGCAGATACTTTAGTTGTGCATGAAGCCGTTTACGATAAAAAGGAAATAGGTGCTTACAAACATACTTCCGTGTCAAAAGAGTTGCAAGAGCAGAACATATTCTAG
- the sppA gene encoding signal peptide peptidase SppA, translated as MNMKRWFAILGASILLVISIFVNTLSTVFSTDWTSLMDEFASISNSDFYETVLEEGDIDNRVAVLTVDGTIQDTGSASSIFGTESYNHQFFLQQLDQVKQDDSVKAIVLQVNSPGGGVVESAQIYKKIKEIQDDTAKPIYVSMGSMAASGGYYISAPADKIFVNKETITGSIGVIMHSINYGKLAEKYGVEFVTIKSGPYKDIMSPTREMTDEERNMLQVMLNESYEDFVEIVAQGRHMTVAEVKKVADGRIMSGRQAVEAGLADDVGYLEDVIQAIKKDQKLEDAEVIEYGYSQSLSSLFALKAQSFLGLDMESKLIGKLIADNSAPRMMYLYGDR; from the coding sequence ATGAATATGAAACGTTGGTTTGCCATTTTAGGAGCATCCATATTATTAGTAATATCAATCTTTGTAAACACTTTATCAACTGTATTTTCAACGGACTGGACATCTTTAATGGATGAATTTGCATCTATATCTAATTCTGATTTTTATGAAACTGTATTAGAAGAAGGAGATATAGACAACCGGGTAGCTGTATTAACAGTCGATGGAACTATTCAGGATACGGGTAGTGCATCTTCCATTTTTGGAACAGAAAGTTACAATCACCAATTCTTTTTGCAACAATTAGATCAAGTAAAACAAGATGATTCTGTAAAAGCAATTGTGTTGCAAGTGAATTCCCCTGGTGGAGGAGTTGTCGAATCCGCTCAAATCTATAAAAAAATTAAAGAGATTCAAGATGACACTGCAAAACCAATTTACGTTTCGATGGGAAGTATGGCAGCATCAGGTGGTTACTACATATCGGCACCTGCGGATAAAATCTTTGTCAATAAAGAAACGATTACAGGTTCTATCGGTGTGATCATGCATAGCATTAATTATGGTAAACTAGCAGAAAAATATGGCGTAGAGTTTGTTACGATAAAATCCGGTCCTTATAAAGATATTATGAGTCCAACAAGAGAAATGACAGATGAAGAGAGAAATATGTTACAAGTTATGTTAAACGAATCATATGAGGATTTTGTTGAAATCGTCGCTCAAGGTCGTCATATGACTGTAGCAGAAGTGAAGAAAGTTGCAGATGGTCGAATTATGAGTGGTCGACAAGCAGTTGAAGCAGGCCTGGCAGATGATGTTGGTTATTTGGAGGATGTTATTCAAGCGATTAAGAAAGATCAAAAATTAGAAGATGCGGAAGTAATTGAATATGGCTACTCTCAAAGTCTTTCTTCCCTATTTGCTCTAAAAGCACAATCTTTCTTAGGGTTAGATATGGAATCAAAATTAATCGGAAAACTTATAGCAGATAATAGTGCACCACGAATGATGTATTTATATGGTGACAGATAA
- a CDS encoding NAD kinase has translation MNSRNAIYLYTKNDIESLQKKDVLAKVINQYGFQVVENDIEASIIVSIGSDGTFLQAVRKTGFREDCLYAGISTTGTLGMYCDFLIEDMEAMAEAVLQNEMEVRKYPLLELSVNHHPKFYCLNEFTIRSNIIKTFVLDIIIDHKLFETFRGDGIVISTPTGSSAYNKSLNGAIVDPLLPCIQVTEIASMNNNEYRTLGSPFILSGSRSLELKLHKDWNDYPSMSTDNEALSIQHVETVSIALSNQVVKTVKLKNNSYWEKVKRSFL, from the coding sequence ATGAACTCCCGAAATGCAATATATCTTTATACTAAGAATGACATAGAATCCTTACAAAAAAAAGACGTTTTAGCGAAAGTCATAAACCAATATGGCTTTCAAGTTGTTGAAAACGATATCGAGGCTTCTATAATTGTGAGTATTGGTTCAGATGGTACTTTTTTGCAAGCGGTTCGTAAGACTGGATTCCGCGAAGATTGTCTATATGCCGGTATCTCAACAACAGGCACATTAGGTATGTATTGTGACTTTTTAATAGAAGATATGGAAGCAATGGCGGAAGCTGTGTTACAGAATGAAATGGAAGTTCGTAAATACCCTTTACTGGAATTATCGGTCAATCATCATCCTAAATTTTATTGCTTAAATGAGTTCACTATACGTTCTAATATCATCAAAACTTTTGTATTGGACATAATAATTGACCACAAACTTTTTGAGACGTTTAGAGGCGACGGAATAGTTATTTCGACTCCGACTGGAAGTTCTGCTTACAATAAGTCGCTTAACGGGGCAATAGTAGACCCACTACTTCCTTGTATTCAAGTAACAGAGATTGCTTCCATGAATAATAATGAATATAGAACACTTGGTTCTCCCTTCATTCTGAGTGGTAGTAGGTCGCTTGAACTTAAATTACATAAAGACTGGAATGACTATCCGTCCATGAGCACCGACAACGAGGCTTTAAGTATACAACATGTGGAGACCGTGTCTATCGCATTAAGTAATCAAGTGGTGAAAACAGTGAAATTAAAAAATAATAGTTACTGGGAAAAGGTAAAACGATCCTTTTTATAA